Proteins from a genomic interval of Chanos chanos chromosome 3, fChaCha1.1, whole genome shotgun sequence:
- the cetn3 gene encoding centrin-3 — MSLQLRTEFTAADKSRRRKRRELTDEQNEEIKEAFDLFDTDKDKEIDYHELKVAMRALGFEVKKADVLKILKDCDREGKGKITFEDFKEVVTERILERDPKEEILKAFRLFDDDESGKISLRNLRRVARDLGEDLTDEELRAMIDEFDTDGDGEINQEEFISIMTRDSES; from the exons ATGAGCCTACAGCTAAG AACCGAATTCACCGCGGCTGATAAAAGcagaaggaggaaaaggagagaattaACGGATGAACAGAACGAGGAAATCAAGGAAGCATTTGACCTTTTCGACACAGACAAAGATAAAGAAATAGATTATCATGAACTGAAG GTAGCGATGAGAGCGTTGGGCTTTGAGGTGAAGAAAGCTGATGTTCTGAAGATCCTAAAAGACTGTGATCGAGAGGGGAAGGGGAAAATAACATTCGAAGACTTTAAAGAAGTTG TGACTGAGAGGATCCTGGAGCGAGATCCTAAGGAAGAGATCCTGAAGGCCTTTCGGCTGTTTGACGACGACGAGTCGGGGAAGATCAGTCTGCGGAACCTGCGGAGAGTGGCCAGAGACCTGGGCGAGGACCTGACAGACGAGGAGCTCAGAGCCATGATAGACGAGTTTGACACCGATGGCGACGGAGAGA TTAATCAAGAGGAGTTCATCTCTATAATGACGAGGGACTCCGAGAGCTGA